One segment of Saprospiraceae bacterium DNA contains the following:
- a CDS encoding TlpA family protein disulfide reductase, whose translation MKKRLLPLFLLLAHFSFAQQATKTSAKANTPATGQISLVCKIVDMPPGVDSISLYEYAGLANRVVARAGRRLPDSAFVFTLPTSKARYYGVGLAENALAKVVLGEEKDVTLWANANYLDKGRTVNSAANKAREQVARQIEAFQAESNELRDLFFNTLQTTDRKTIEDRAAQLNQQKKRFLDSLQTANPMFWRSASLQVAPEFVAEKNAARTELDFIAANHFRYADLTDKAYEEIPDVYNAFEQYVILLAQRGANESFLKSAIEQQLAKVPASTKTYRLALGGIISGLKTLNSPSASAYTGKYLDLYRNDTWGEIGRLDYEMKKAGTHIPGHEAPDLVGMTPDSTSWSLKQMRGKIVLIDFWASWCGPCRKENPNVVAQYNKYKNKGFDILGVSLDRDYNAWLRAIEQDGLPWRHISDLKGWQSAHAALYSVTSIPQTLLVDREGKIIARNLRGEQLGQKLQEIFGE comes from the coding sequence ATGAAAAAACGACTCCTCCCGCTTTTCTTGCTACTCGCTCATTTCTCTTTTGCGCAGCAAGCCACCAAAACCTCCGCCAAAGCCAACACGCCCGCCACTGGGCAAATCTCGCTCGTCTGCAAAATTGTGGATATGCCCCCCGGTGTGGACAGCATCAGCCTCTACGAATACGCTGGCCTTGCCAATCGCGTCGTGGCGCGTGCGGGCCGCCGCCTTCCCGACAGCGCGTTTGTGTTCACGCTGCCCACCTCCAAGGCTCGCTACTATGGGGTCGGCTTGGCCGAAAACGCCTTGGCCAAAGTGGTGCTCGGCGAGGAAAAAGACGTGACCCTGTGGGCCAACGCCAACTACCTCGACAAAGGCCGCACGGTCAACTCCGCCGCCAACAAAGCCCGCGAACAGGTCGCCAGACAAATAGAAGCCTTCCAAGCTGAAAGCAACGAGCTCCGCGACCTGTTTTTCAATACCCTCCAAACCACCGACCGCAAAACCATCGAAGACCGCGCCGCTCAACTCAACCAGCAAAAGAAACGCTTCCTCGACTCGCTCCAAACCGCCAACCCCATGTTCTGGCGCTCCGCAAGCCTTCAAGTAGCACCAGAGTTCGTGGCCGAAAAAAACGCCGCCCGCACCGAACTAGATTTCATCGCCGCCAACCACTTCCGCTACGCCGACCTCACCGACAAGGCATACGAGGAAATCCCCGACGTGTACAATGCCTTTGAGCAATACGTCATCCTTCTCGCCCAACGCGGCGCCAACGAATCCTTCCTCAAATCCGCCATCGAGCAACAATTGGCCAAAGTGCCCGCCAGCACCAAAACCTATCGGCTGGCCCTGGGTGGCATCATCTCTGGCCTCAAAACACTTAACAGCCCCAGTGCATCGGCATACACCGGCAAATACCTCGACCTCTATCGCAACGACACCTGGGGCGAAATAGGCCGCCTCGACTACGAGATGAAAAAAGCGGGCACCCACATACCCGGCCACGAAGCCCCCGACCTCGTGGGCATGACCCCCGACAGCACCAGCTGGTCGCTTAAGCAAATGCGCGGCAAAATCGTCCTCATTGACTTCTGGGCCAGCTGGTGCGGCCCCTGCCGCAAGGAAAACCCCAACGTGGTGGCACAATACAACAAGTACAAAAACAAAGGCTTCGACATACTCGGCGTGAGCCTCGACCGCGACTACAACGCTTGGCTGAGAGCCATCGAGCAGGACGGCCTCCCCTGGCGCCACATCAGCGACCTCAAAGGCTGGCAAAGCGCCCACGCGGCCCTTTATTCCGTCACCTCCATCCCACAGACGCTGCTGGTGGACCGCGAAGGCAAAATCATCGCCCGCAACCTGCGCGGCGAGCAGCTGGGGCAAAAACTGCAAGAGATTTTTGGGGAATAA